The Triticum aestivum cultivar Chinese Spring chromosome 3A, IWGSC CS RefSeq v2.1, whole genome shotgun sequence genome includes a region encoding these proteins:
- the LOC123059881 gene encoding E3 ubiquitin-protein ligase SINA-like 5, with amino-acid sequence MGRGGKKPRVESPAADVTLDDDVQEVKEEDETGAMAVVAAGSAAAPRVEILVEFDKSLLDCPLCSLPLKPPVFLCPAKHAACGPCAANLASKCPACDGAYERDEGAYGYLLAVRVPCPNQAYGCGSSVVYCMAGDHRLVCPHAPCRCPETGCGFLGAPPALRVHLAERHAWPVTNIAYGSVLEVQMQPAEQGQRLLAAEDGEQLFLLVASERGVKVVRVTVAADEDGPSASWYRCKVWVHAPVDTDTGHMDVLMLDAKVESCAVPSEEAAFGAGGRYLPVPPDMPSDIRLRIDKQVKASRSPRSRA; translated from the exons ATGGGTCGCGGCGGCAAGAAGCCCAGGGTGGAGTCGCCCGCCGCCGACGTCACTCTCGATGACGACGTtcaggaggtcaaggaagaagacgaAACCGGAGCCATGGCGGTGGTGGCCGccggcagcgccgccgccccgcgagtGGAGATCCTCGTCGAGTTCGACAAGTCCCTGCTGGACTGCCCCCTCTGCTCCCTGCCCCTCAAGCCTCCCGTCTTCCTG TGCCCGGCGAAGCACGCGGCGTGCGGCCCCTGCGCCGCGAACCTGGCCAGCAAGTGTCCGGCGTGCGACGGCGCGTACGAGCGCGACGAGGGGGCGTACGGCTACCTCCTGGCGGTCAGGGTGCCCTGCCCCAACCAGGCGTACGGCTGCGGGAGCTCCGTGGTGTACTGCATGGCGGGCGACCACCGGCTGGTGTGCCCGCACGCGCCGTGCCGCTGCCCGGAGACCGGATGCGGCTTCCTCGGCGCGCCGCCCGCTCTCCGCGTCCACCTCGCCGAGCGCCACGCGTGGCCCGTGACAAACATCGCGTACGGCTCTGTGCTGGAGGTCCAGATGCAGCCCGCGGAGCAGGGGCAGCGGCTGCTGGCCGCGGAGGACGGGGAGCAGCTGTTCCTGCTCGTGGCGAGCGAGCGCGGCGTCAAGGTGGTGCGCGTCACCGTGGCCGCGGACGAGGACGGCCCATCGGCGTCATGGTACAGGTGCAAGGTGTGGGTGCACGCGCCCGTGGACACGGACACCGGCCACATGGACGTCCTCATGCTGGACGCCAAGGTGGAGAGCTGCGCGGTGCCCTCCGAGGAGGCGGCCTTCGGCGCCGGTGGCAGGTACCTGCCGGTGCCGCCTGACATGCCGTCTGACATCCGTCTCCGCATTGACAAGCAGGTCAAGGCGAGCAGGAGCCCCCGTTCCCGTGCCTGA